In Aegilops tauschii subsp. strangulata cultivar AL8/78 chromosome 3, Aet v6.0, whole genome shotgun sequence, one genomic interval encodes:
- the LOC109752732 gene encoding phosphatidylinositol:ceramide inositolphosphotransferase: MAIYIAREATKLWRKVCAETSVELQLLFEKWHLLLAGIVFQYIHGLAARGVHYLHRPGPILQDMGFMALPELGQDKGYLSETVFTSIFLSFLLWSFHPFVYHSKRFYTVLLWRRVLAFLVASQFLRIITFYSTQLPGPNYHCREGSKLATLPPPKNVREVLLINFPRGVLFGCGDLIFSSHMIFTLVFVRTYHKYGSKRLIKLFAWLMAIIQSLLIIASRKHYTVDVVVAWYTVNLVVFFVDKNLPEMLDRTSGLALLPVSAKDKSDRMKEELHKPEKDNKIKDEHHKLLNGNTVDSTDRRQWMPMNGKHGEDMNHTLSDAAPNGT; encoded by the exons ATGGCGATTTACATCGCGCGGGAGGCAACCAAG CTATGGAGGAAGGTGTGCGCCGAGACGTCGGTGGAGCTGCAGCTTCTGTTCGAGAAGTGGCACCTGCTACTTGCCGGAATTGTGTTTCAG TATATTCATGGATTGGCTGCTCGAGGAGTACATTACTTGCATCGGCCCGGTCCAATACTCCAGGACATGGGATTTATGGCCCTTCCG GAGCTTGGGCAAGACAAAGGTTATCTTAGTGAGACTGTATTCACTTCCATCTTCCTTTCATTTCTGTTG TGGAGTTTTCACCCTTTTGTTTATCATAGCAAACGTTTCTACACTGTTCTACTCTGGCGCAGGGTGCTTGCATTTTTAGTC GCTTCACAGTTTTTGCGAATTATTACTTTCTATTCCACTCAGCTTCCTGGCCCAAATTATCACTGTCGTGAG gGCTCGAAACTGGCCACTCTTCCACCACCCAAAAATGTTCGTGAAGTGCTCCTGATCAACT TTCCTCGTGGAGTGCTTTTTGGCTGTGGTGATCTGATATTTTCATCTCACATGATCTTTACTCTTGTGTTTGTCCGTACATACCATAAATATGGATCAAAAAG GTTGATTAAGCTATTTGCCTGGTTGATGGCCATCATCCAAAGTCTCCTTATCATTGCTTCTCGCAAGCACTACACCGTGGATGTTGTTGTTGCTTG GTATACTGTCAATTTGGTTGTATTCTTTGTTGACAAGAACCTCCCAG AAATGCTGGATCGTACAAGTGGGTTAGCTTTGCTTCCAGTAAGCGCAAAAGATAAAAGTGACAGgatgaaggaagagctccacaagcCCGAGAAGGATAACAAAATAAAGGACGAACACCATAAGTTATTGAATGGAAACACCGTTGATTCTACTGATCGG CGACAGTGGATGCCGATGAACGGAAAGCATGGTGAAGACATGAACCACACGCTCTCTGATGCCGCGCCCAACGGTACATGA